The Methanofollis sp. UBA420 genome contains a region encoding:
- a CDS encoding 50S ribosomal protein L16, translated as MVRKPGVMYRNLAKKAYTRREYMGGVPGSKVVQYDMGDPSGSFPLEITLEVLESCQIRHSALEAARININRRLMKEVGRSNYYLKLRTYPHHVLRENKQATGAGADRVSEGMRLAFGKAVGTAARVIPGQKVFTVWTNPQYTDKAKDALKHGGYKLPAPTRVVVFE; from the coding sequence ATGGTACGAAAACCAGGAGTAATGTATAGAAATCTCGCCAAGAAGGCCTACACCCGGCGAGAATATATGGGCGGTGTCCCCGGCAGCAAGGTTGTTCAGTACGACATGGGCGACCCGAGTGGTTCTTTCCCTCTTGAGATCACCCTTGAAGTGCTCGAATCCTGCCAGATCCGTCACTCCGCTCTTGAAGCGGCACGTATTAACATTAACAGGCGCCTGATGAAGGAGGTGGGACGTTCGAACTACTATCTCAAGCTCCGCACCTACCCCCACCATGTGCTTCGTGAGAACAAGCAGGCAACCGGCGCCGGTGCAGACCGTGTGTCGGAAGGTATGCGTCTTGCATTCGGCAAGGCCGTCGGCACTGCCGCCCGTGTCATCCCGGGCCAGAAGGTCTTCACCGTCTGGACCAACCCGCAGTACACGGACAAGGCAAAGGACGCCCTCAAGCACGGCGGGTACAAGCTCCCTGCGCCGACCCGCGTGGTTGTCTTCGAGTGA
- a CDS encoding ABC transporter ATP-binding protein: MSLSIEHVSKVFTNEMGEEVIALGDISLDVKDGEFICILGPSGCGKTTLLRIIAGLDNPTGGRASINEKEIAGPTPEMAMIFQEYSLYPWRTVLDNIAFGLEVQGVGKEERYARAKKYLALVGLDDFEHSHPYELSGGMRQRVAVARALCVEPQVLLMDEPFGALDAQTRNTMQRELLEIWEKTGKTVIFVTHSVDEAVYLSDRVVVLSPRPSRVQEVIPIKVPRPRDRTSVEFAQVRRYVLSLIQGGEEASQ; this comes from the coding sequence ATGAGCCTCTCCATCGAGCATGTCTCAAAGGTCTTCACCAACGAGATGGGGGAGGAGGTCATCGCACTCGGCGACATCTCCCTCGACGTGAAGGACGGCGAGTTCATCTGCATCCTCGGCCCCTCTGGCTGCGGCAAGACGACACTCCTGCGGATCATCGCGGGGCTCGACAACCCGACCGGCGGCCGGGCTTCGATCAACGAGAAGGAGATCGCCGGGCCGACACCCGAGATGGCGATGATCTTTCAGGAGTACTCGCTTTATCCCTGGCGCACGGTCCTCGACAACATCGCCTTCGGGCTTGAGGTGCAGGGCGTCGGGAAAGAGGAGAGGTATGCGCGGGCAAAAAAATACCTTGCCCTGGTGGGCCTCGATGATTTCGAGCACAGCCACCCGTACGAACTCTCCGGCGGCATGCGCCAGCGCGTGGCCGTCGCACGGGCGCTCTGCGTCGAGCCCCAGGTGCTCCTCATGGACGAGCCCTTCGGGGCCCTCGATGCCCAGACCAGAAACACGATGCAGAGAGAACTGCTTGAGATCTGGGAAAAGACCGGAAAGACGGTGATCTTCGTGACGCACAGCGTCGACGAGGCCGTATATCTCTCCGACAGGGTTGTCGTCCTCTCCCCGAGGCCCTCCCGCGTGCAGGAGGTCATCCCCATCAAGGTGCCGCGGCCGCGTGACCGCACCAGTGTCGAGTTCGCGCAGGTGAGGAGGTACGTCCTCTCCCTGATCCAGGGAGGCGAAGAAGCCTCCCAGTAA